A genomic segment from Nicotiana sylvestris chromosome 1, ASM39365v2, whole genome shotgun sequence encodes:
- the LOC104219176 gene encoding uncharacterized protein — MAPSPLRSKTILKHARSSSFPSTSHPIVSQFDEHLCRVKSSAEATSSCLSSFTRKLGDLENLFDYTEDLLQLPHIQQAISLHGDELLEGYIKVLDVCATIKDLLSNEKQNRQDLLSALRRRRNMDDIISSYLTSRKKSKKMIQSSLKDLKGMMKKNVLASEEPETLAVVSMLKEVQSVTLGLFRSLLLHVNGTGSQSSSWPLLSKIVRSKTEQVEANEFDNVDAALCYKKGKFDELQNQLREMESTIEVLEQGLECFFRRLIKTRVSLLNTLSY; from the coding sequence ATGGCTCCCTCACCTTTGAGATCGAAAACTATCCTAAAGCATGCGCGTTCTAGTAGCTTTCCCTCCACATCTCACCCTATCGTGTCTCAATTCGACGAGCATTTGTGTAGAGTAAAATCATCTGCAGAGGCTACCTCTTCGTGCCTTTCTTCGTTCACCCGCAAACTAGGTGATCTTGAAAACTTATTTGATTACACGGAAGATTTGCTTCAACTACCACATATTCAACAAGCCATTTCACTACACGGCGATGAATTATTAGAGGGGTACATCAAGGTATTAGACGTTTGTGCAACCATCAAAGATCTCTTGTCAAATGAAAAGCAAAATAGACAAGACCTTCTTTCAGCTCTTCGTAGAAGACGGAACATGGATGACATTATTTCTAGCTACCTAACCTCTAGAAAGAAGTCCAAGAAGATGATCCAAAGTTCGCTTAAAGATTTGAAGGGTATGATGAAGAAAAATGTCCTCGCGTCAGAAGAACCCGAAACATTGGCTGTTGTTAGCATGTTAAAGGAGGTCCAGTCAGTCACCTTAGGCCTATTTAGGTCCTTGTTGTTGCATGTCAATGGAACCGGATCTCAATCAAGTAGTTGGCCATTGTTGTCCAAGATTGTACGCTCGAAAACAGAACAAGTAGAAGCCAATGAATTTGACAATGTTGATGCTGCATTGTGTTATAAGAAGGGCAAATTCGACGAATTGCAGAATCAGTTACGAGAGATGGAGTCAACCATTGAGGTTCTTGAACAAGGGCTTGAATGCTTTTTCAGGCGCTTAATCAAAACCCGAGTGTCCCTCCTCAATACTTTGAGTTATTAG
- the LOC104219175 gene encoding uncharacterized protein — protein MVYVMVGGGMPQTSPIIARWLLDVDQNQVPSSIYMKQEQEEGAEFRIAPSNCLLNFNKKKKQMAPSPLRSKTILKHARSSSFPSTSHPIVSQFDEHLCRVKSSSEATPSCLSSFTCRLGDLENLFDYMQDLLQLSHFQQAINSMDANVLLEGYLKVLDVCATTKDLLSNEKQNKQELLSALRRRRNMDEISGYLTSRRKSKKMIQKILKSLKSMMKENSCALNKPEPLAVVGELQEVQSVTLGLFKALLSYINGTGSQSSSRWSLLSKIMPSKNEELIANEFDNVDAALCSFLSLNKTGQYEELQNQLREMEATIEVLEDGLECFFRRLIKTRVSLLNIMNH, from the coding sequence ATGGTGTATGTGATGGTGGGAGGAGGCATGCCACAGACATCGCCTATAATAGCTAGATGGCTGTTAGATGTAGATCAAAATCAAGTCCCTAGTTCTATATATATGAAACAAGAGCAAGAAGAAGGAGCAGAATTTAGAATTGCACCTTCCAATTGTCTTCTCAACTtcaacaagaaaaaaaaacaaatggctCCCTCGCCTTTGAGATCAAAAACCATCCTAAAGCATGCTCGTTCTAGCAGTTTTCCCTCTACATCTCACCCTATCGTGTCTCAATTCGATGAACACTTGTGTAGAGTAAAATCATCTTCAGAGGCTACCCCTTCTTGTCTTTCATCGTTCACCTGCAGACTAGGTGATCTTGAAAACTTATTTGATTACATGCAAGATTTGCTTCAACTATCACACTTTCAACAGGCCATTAATTCAATGGACGCCAATGTATTATTAGAGGGGTACCTCAAGGTATTAGACGTTTGTGCCACCACTAAAGATCTCTTATCGaatgaaaagcaaaataaacAAGAACTTCTTTCAGCTCTTCGTAGGAGACGGAATATGGATGAAATTTCTGGCTATCTAACCTCTAGAAGGAAGTCCAAAAAGATGATCCAAAAGATCCTTAAAAGTTTGAAGAGTATGATGAAGGAAAATTCTTGCGCATTAAACAAGCCTGAACCATTGGCTGTTGTTGGAGAATTGCAGGAGGTCCAGTCAGTCACTCTAGGACTATTTAAGGCCTTGTTGTCCTATATCAATGGAACCGGATCTCAATCAAGTAGTCGTTGGTCATTGTTGTCCAAGATTATGCCCTCGAAAAATGAGGAATTAATAGCCAATGAATTTGACAATGTTGATGCTGCTTTGTGCTCATTTCTCAGTCTAAATAAGACTGGCCAGTACGAAGAATTGCAGAATCAGCTGCGAGAGATGGAAGCGACTATTGAGGTTCTTGAAGATGGGCTTGAATGCTTCTTCAGGCGCTTAATAAAAACTAGAGTATCCCTCCTCAATATTATGAATCACTAG